In Macrobrachium nipponense isolate FS-2020 chromosome 36, ASM1510439v2, whole genome shotgun sequence, a genomic segment contains:
- the LOC135203463 gene encoding tigger transposable element-derived protein 1-like, giving the protein MGPKKVSAKDNGDRKKRMMSIELKQEIIEKHERGVRVIELAKIYDRSTSTICTILKQKDAIKSATPAKGTTILSQSRTNIHDEMEKLLLVWVKEKELAGDTVTETVICEKAWSSIYADLVKKEASTSKEASEEVFKASHGWFDNFKKRTGIHSVVRHGEAASADVKAAYTYIQKFAALVAREGYIPQQVFNCDETGLFWKKMPRRTYITAEKMMPGHKPMKDRLTLALCANASGDCNVKPLLVYHSDSSVSQVRLLC; this is encoded by the coding sequence ATGGGACCGAAGAAAGTGAGTGCTAAAGACAATGGTGACAGGAAGAAGAGGATGATGTCGATAGAACTAaagcaagaaataatagaaaaacatgagcgtGGCGTACGAGTGATTGAACTCGCAAAGATCTATGACCGTAGTACATCGACAATTTGTACGATAttgaagcagaaggatgccatcaagagTGCTACACcagcaaaaggaaccacaattctTTCCCAATCAAGGACAAATATCCATGATGAAATGGAGAAGCTTCTGCTCGTGTGGGTGAAAGAGAAGGAGTTGGCAGGAGATACAGTGACGGAGACGGTAATATGCGAGAAGGCATGGAGTAGTATTTATGCCGACTTAGTGAAGAAAGAAGCATCAACTTCTAAAGAGGCATCAGAAGAAGTGTTTAAGGCAAGCCATggctggtttgataattttaagaagagaactggcatccattcagtggtgaggCATGGCGAAGCTGCGAGTGCAGACGTGAAAGCAGCCTATACGTACATCCAAAAGTTCGCTGCGCTTGTTGCGAGGGAAGGCTACATTCCGCAACAGGTGTTCAACTGCGATGAAACGGGCctattttggaagaaaatgccaCGGAGGACTTACATCACAGCAGAGAAGATGATGCCAggccataaacccatgaaggaccgTCTGACCCTTGCATTATGTGCAAATGCTAGCGGTGATTGTAATGTGAAGCCACTCCTAGTTTATCATTCGGACTCGTCTGTCTCCCAAGTAAGACTATTATGCTAA